A portion of the Candidatus Desulfofervidus auxilii genome contains these proteins:
- a CDS encoding ABC transporter permease translates to MGKFFIKLYLFLREIFASISFYRLRFFFSILSISLGVGTMALIIAATEGANKKAYKIFGIFGPDAILIIGGGEKKEIRQHTYTLTLDDVNAIKHHISGVYEVIPMVFVRSVLVKYKNKKWETRVLLGTIPDYFPSWKWSIIEGSAFTKEDVAFKRMVAVLGIKVKNEIFGNDSPIGQTIIINGRPVKVIGVLAERGGATGRKHLDDRVVMPLTTVMDRFLNEDKYINLIRVRTHSDLKQTAENIRKLLRYLHQLGPIEEDDFRMFTAEEVWQFLKIFSGSLILFLGTAGFIALIVGGFILANLSYLAIRQRAKEIGIKRAYGAKKIHIAFSFLTEIIFTTLLGGGLGMIFALIGGIILEKFGKIPMFFSLKVWLLALGLSLIIGLFSGLKPALKAAHLKPIEAIRG, encoded by the coding sequence ATGGGAAAATTTTTTATTAAATTATATCTTTTTTTACGAGAAATTTTTGCCTCAATTTCTTTTTATCGATTAAGGTTTTTTTTCTCTATTTTAAGTATTTCTCTTGGTGTTGGTACTATGGCATTAATTATCGCAGCTACTGAAGGCGCCAATAAAAAAGCTTATAAAATATTTGGTATTTTTGGGCCAGATGCTATTTTAATAATTGGAGGAGGTGAAAAGAAAGAGATACGTCAGCATACTTATACACTTACTTTAGATGATGTAAATGCTATTAAACATCATATTTCTGGTGTTTATGAAGTAATACCTATGGTGTTTGTAAGATCAGTTCTTGTTAAGTACAAAAATAAAAAATGGGAAACCAGAGTACTCTTAGGTACAATACCTGATTATTTTCCCTCTTGGAAATGGTCAATAATAGAAGGAAGTGCTTTTACAAAAGAGGATGTTGCTTTTAAAAGAATGGTAGCAGTATTAGGAATTAAGGTAAAAAATGAAATTTTTGGAAATGATTCTCCTATAGGTCAAACTATTATTATTAATGGACGTCCAGTAAAAGTAATAGGTGTGCTTGCAGAAAGGGGAGGGGCAACTGGAAGAAAACATTTGGATGATAGAGTAGTCATGCCATTAACTACAGTTATGGATCGTTTTTTAAATGAAGATAAGTATATAAATCTTATTCGGGTTCGCACACATAGTGATTTAAAACAAACAGCAGAAAATATTCGTAAACTTTTGAGATATCTTCATCAATTAGGCCCTATTGAAGAAGATGATTTTCGAATGTTTACAGCAGAAGAAGTATGGCAATTTTTAAAAATATTTTCTGGAAGTCTTATATTGTTTTTAGGTACAGCTGGTTTTATTGCTCTTATAGTAGGAGGATTCATTTTAGCAAATCTTTCCTATTTAGCTATAAGACAAAGGGCTAAAGAGATTGGTATCAAAAGAGCATATGGTGCAAAAAAGATTCATATTGCTTTTTCTTTTTTAACAGAAATTATTTTTACAACACTTCTAGGTGGTGGATTGGGAATGATATTTGCATTAATTGGAGGAATAATTTTAGAAAAATTTGGTAAAATACCTATGTTTTTTTCTTTAAAAGTTTGGTTGCTTGCATTAGGATTAAGTTTAATAATAGGTCTGTTTTCAGGTTTAAAGCCAGCCTTAAAAGCTGCTCACTTAAAGCCAATTGAGGCTATTAGAGGATGA
- a CDS encoding TolC family protein — protein sequence MIEDLKTKIFILIFIFYPFSLWALTLQQAISLAMKTYPPLKEKIHLKEKTQFLYKASFDPYFPTLSSEFSYERTFESSMHTIGRLWDNQYTFGLTISYRLFDGGYRWSQRQQSAFVFDQAIAEIEIIKNDLKFLVKKAFYKCLAMKKIWEVRKEAESIAKKNYELAMARRKVGVAMLSDVTQAQVRYTNARMETLTAKKDLEKVEGDLNSLIGWPLNKSITLEGKLNHKWINVNFSVLKEMAFKYRPEIKKQLLEVKKAEVAIKGYRSAYFPKLDTKLSFYRFDNEPALGEKEAVFLVSLSYDLFDGLGRYYKVSAQRRTLKAEQAKLDEIKREISLEIYQAYKDLELAFANMNIAAELVKEAEVNYNQAYGEYKVGKGDIISLIQAEMNLAESKVKWVEQILNYNIAISALEKAVFAEIPK from the coding sequence ATGATTGAGGACCTTAAAACAAAAATATTTATTCTTATTTTTATTTTTTATCCTTTTTCTTTATGGGCACTTACTTTACAACAAGCTATTTCTTTAGCAATGAAAACATATCCTCCATTAAAAGAGAAAATTCATTTAAAAGAAAAGACACAATTTCTTTATAAAGCAAGCTTTGATCCTTATTTTCCTACACTTTCCTCAGAATTTTCATATGAACGTACATTTGAGAGCTCTATGCATACAATAGGAAGGTTGTGGGATAATCAATATACGTTTGGTTTGACAATTTCTTATAGATTATTTGATGGTGGTTATCGCTGGAGTCAAAGGCAACAAAGTGCTTTTGTTTTTGATCAGGCTATTGCAGAGATAGAAATAATAAAGAATGATTTAAAATTTTTAGTTAAAAAAGCCTTTTATAAATGTCTTGCTATGAAAAAAATTTGGGAAGTGCGAAAGGAGGCAGAAAGTATTGCTAAAAAAAATTATGAGTTGGCAATGGCAAGAAGAAAAGTAGGAGTAGCAATGTTATCTGATGTCACACAAGCACAAGTACGTTATACAAATGCCCGTATGGAGACATTAACTGCTAAAAAAGATCTTGAGAAAGTAGAAGGTGATTTAAATAGTTTAATAGGCTGGCCTTTAAATAAATCTATAACTTTAGAAGGGAAGCTAAATCATAAATGGATAAATGTTAATTTTTCTGTTTTAAAAGAAATGGCTTTTAAGTATCGTCCAGAAATAAAAAAACAGCTTCTTGAAGTTAAAAAAGCAGAGGTAGCTATAAAAGGATATCGTAGTGCTTATTTCCCAAAACTTGACACAAAATTAAGTTTTTATCGATTTGATAATGAACCAGCATTAGGAGAAAAAGAAGCTGTATTTCTCGTAAGTCTTTCTTATGATTTGTTTGATGGTTTAGGTAGATATTACAAAGTGAGTGCGCAAAGACGGACACTAAAAGCAGAACAGGCAAAGCTTGATGAGATTAAACGAGAAATTTCTTTAGAAATTTATCAAGCTTATAAAGATTTAGAATTAGCATTTGCTAATATGAATATAGCTGCTGAATTAGTAAAGGAAGCAGAAGTAAATTACAATCAGGCTTATGGTGAATACAAGGTAGGGAAAGGTGATATTATTTCTCTTATTCAAGCAGAAATGAATCTAGCAGAAAGTAAGGTTAAATGGGTAGAACAAATATTAAATTATAATATTGCTATTAGTGCTTTAGAAAAAGCAGTATTTGCCGAAATTCCAAAGTGA
- a CDS encoding efflux RND transporter periplasmic adaptor subunit: protein MKKFFLSSFIIIIIITIIIFFLQKPTKPKIIKTAKVFRGNLTIFVEETGIVKPQVGAIVKVGTRATGLLTYLPYQVGDYVKKGELLAKIDDREILANLNSAKASLKNTEAQLRLIDTTYPLRIEEQKARIQAAKARYEYAKLNLSREEMLLKQDFTTQDSVDRARKERDIAWAEYQVALKTLERLKEEYKRKRQALLAEIAEKKERIKSLEVQLSYTRIYAPISGYVSQVSTQQGETVVAGLTAPNLITLIDPTKLEIWLYVDETDIGLVTPGKEVHYYVDAYPDKWFFGKISTIYPEPEVKENIVYYLAIVKVSPEDAKFIRPEMTVHAKIITEVKKNVLLIPKEALKFEEGKPVVYRVEKNKLIPISVKIGARGEKEIEVLSGLKEGDEIAIDFSLPKR from the coding sequence ATGAAAAAATTTTTTCTTTCTAGCTTCATAATAATTATCATCATAACAATAATTATTTTCTTTTTGCAAAAGCCAACAAAGCCAAAGATTATAAAAACAGCCAAAGTTTTTCGCGGTAATTTAACTATTTTTGTAGAAGAGACAGGTATTGTTAAACCTCAAGTAGGGGCAATTGTAAAAGTAGGTACTCGAGCTACTGGTCTTCTTACCTATTTGCCTTATCAAGTAGGAGATTATGTAAAAAAAGGGGAGTTATTAGCTAAAATTGATGACAGAGAGATTTTAGCAAATTTAAATAGCGCAAAAGCAAGCCTTAAAAATACAGAAGCACAACTTCGCTTGATTGATACTACTTATCCTTTAAGAATTGAAGAGCAAAAAGCTCGTATTCAGGCAGCTAAAGCTCGTTATGAATATGCCAAATTAAATTTATCTAGAGAAGAAATGTTATTAAAGCAAGATTTTACTACTCAAGATAGTGTTGATAGGGCACGTAAGGAAAGAGACATTGCTTGGGCAGAATATCAAGTAGCTTTAAAAACACTTGAACGTCTTAAAGAAGAATATAAAAGGAAACGTCAGGCATTACTTGCTGAAATTGCTGAAAAAAAAGAAAGGATAAAAAGCCTTGAAGTCCAACTTTCTTATACTAGAATTTATGCTCCTATTTCTGGATATGTATCTCAAGTTTCAACACAACAAGGTGAAACTGTAGTAGCAGGTCTTACAGCTCCTAATTTGATTACCCTTATAGATCCTACTAAATTAGAAATATGGCTTTATGTAGATGAAACAGATATTGGCTTAGTTACTCCAGGAAAAGAAGTTCATTATTATGTAGATGCCTATCCTGATAAATGGTTTTTTGGAAAAATCTCTACTATATATCCAGAACCAGAAGTAAAGGAAAATATTGTTTATTATTTAGCCATTGTTAAAGTTTCTCCAGAAGATGCAAAATTTATTCGTCCAGAGATGACTGTTCATGCTAAAATTATAACAGAGGTAAAAAAGAATGTACTTCTTATTCCTAAAGAAGCTCTAAAATTTGAAGAAGGAAAGCCTGTAGTTTATCGGGTAGAGAAAAATAAACTTATACCTATATCAGTAAAAATTGGTGCACGTGGAGAAAAAGAAATAGAAGTCCTTTCTGGTTTAAAAGAAGGTGATGAAATTGCAATTGATTTTTCCCTACCTAAAAGGTGA
- a CDS encoding ABC transporter ATP-binding protein has protein sequence MISLKNIKKIYTLGERKIEVLKGINLDVEKGEFLAIMGVSGSGKSTLLNIIGLMDIPTSGEYYLMGELVNQLEDEKLSQLRNAYIGFVFQQFYLIEYLNALENVLLPLLYSNKSFPKPKQRAKILLDKVGLSGRYSSKPSQLSGGEQQRVAIARALINDPEIILADEPTGQLDYQTANSIMDIFEQLNKEGKTIILVTHDPEMAARAKRIVKIKDGKIFY, from the coding sequence ATTATTTCTTTGAAAAATATAAAAAAAATATACACATTAGGAGAAAGAAAAATAGAGGTACTTAAAGGTATTAATTTAGATGTAGAAAAAGGAGAGTTTCTTGCTATTATGGGTGTTTCAGGATCTGGCAAAAGTACACTTTTAAATATCATTGGTCTTATGGATATACCTACTAGCGGAGAATATTATCTTATGGGGGAATTAGTAAATCAATTAGAGGATGAAAAACTTTCTCAATTAAGAAATGCTTATATTGGTTTTGTATTTCAACAATTTTATTTAATAGAATATTTAAATGCTTTAGAAAATGTGCTTTTGCCCTTGCTTTATAGTAATAAAAGTTTTCCCAAACCCAAACAAAGAGCAAAAATTTTATTAGATAAAGTTGGACTCTCTGGACGCTATTCAAGTAAACCTTCTCAACTTTCAGGTGGAGAACAACAGCGAGTAGCTATTGCACGTGCCCTTATTAATGATCCTGAAATTATATTAGCTGATGAACCTACAGGTCAGCTTGATTATCAAACTGCTAATAGCATAATGGACATATTTGAACAATTAAATAAAGAAGGAAAGACCATTATCCTTGTTACTCATGATCCAGAAATGGCAGCAAGGGCAAAAAGAATTGTAAAAATAAAAGATGGGAAAATTTTTTATTAA
- a CDS encoding ABC transporter permease gives MKNKIFLKNIFQVLILHKRRTLLSMLGVLFGILALVTVSHISIAMKKQIKNTLEKFGPNLVVVRAGEVRITGRGIRQFSTAQTLKLNDAKAIKMTINGVKRVVPLVEAMFPLRYKGTIMWTKLIGATNEIKDLRNLMLEEGRFFNKEEEKLGLRKVVLGYKVWKTLFNEKGVFGKTLLIRRVPCEIIGVLAPKGADLAGEDLDNVIYLPLKTVMTRFLNVDYLSAILIETVNEKDMLRIKEDIKNLLRQRHKIGPLEADDFTIYALKDLTETKEKGLALVSLLSKMAAIISFIIGGIGIFALMLLSVAERYYEIGIRRAVGAKKIDILLQFLGEAIFISFSGGIGGIILGLMIAWTVSFIANIPLVLSFIQIILSIIISLGLGIIAGVYPAYLAASLPPLKAFQG, from the coding sequence ATGAAAAATAAAATTTTTTTAAAAAATATTTTTCAAGTATTAATTCTTCACAAACGACGGACATTGCTTTCTATGCTTGGTGTTCTTTTTGGTATTTTGGCATTAGTAACAGTAAGTCATATTTCAATAGCTATGAAAAAACAAATAAAAAATACATTGGAAAAATTTGGACCAAATCTTGTTGTTGTTCGAGCTGGTGAAGTAAGAATCACAGGACGAGGTATACGCCAATTTAGCACTGCTCAAACTTTAAAACTTAATGATGCAAAAGCAATTAAAATGACAATAAATGGTGTTAAAAGAGTTGTGCCTTTGGTTGAAGCAATGTTTCCTTTAAGATATAAAGGGACAATAATGTGGACAAAGCTTATTGGTGCTACAAATGAGATTAAAGATTTAAGAAATTTGATGCTTGAAGAAGGGCGTTTTTTTAATAAAGAGGAAGAAAAATTAGGTTTAAGAAAAGTAGTCTTAGGCTATAAAGTTTGGAAAACACTTTTTAATGAAAAGGGGGTTTTTGGAAAGACTCTTTTAATCAGACGTGTACCCTGTGAGATTATTGGAGTATTGGCACCAAAGGGTGCTGATTTAGCAGGCGAAGATTTAGATAATGTAATTTATCTTCCTCTTAAGACTGTTATGACTCGATTCTTAAATGTAGATTATCTTTCTGCTATTTTAATAGAAACTGTTAATGAAAAAGATATGCTAAGAATAAAAGAAGATATAAAAAATCTTTTACGTCAAAGACATAAAATAGGCCCTTTAGAAGCAGATGATTTTACTATTTATGCATTAAAAGATTTAACTGAAACAAAAGAAAAAGGACTTGCTCTTGTTTCCCTTTTAAGCAAAATGGCTGCAATTATTTCCTTTATTATTGGTGGTATAGGTATTTTTGCCTTAATGCTTCTTTCTGTTGCAGAAAGATATTATGAAATAGGTATTCGTCGGGCAGTAGGAGCAAAAAAAATAGATATTCTATTACAATTTTTAGGAGAAGCTATATTTATTTCTTTTAGTGGAGGGATAGGAGGAATAATTTTAGGTTTGATGATTGCCTGGACTGTAAGTTTTATTGCTAATATTCCATTAGTTTTAAGTTTTATTCAAATTATTTTATCTATAATTATTAGTTTAGGACTTGGTATAATAGCTGGAGTTTATCCTGCCTATTTAGCTGCTTCTTTACCACCTTTAAAAGCATTTCAAGGATAA